GCTGGTGCGGCCATTTCGGGTTGGGGATGTGGTGCAGGCGGTGGCAGCGGCGCTGGGGGGGGCCTTCTGAAAGCCTATCCGCCCACCATGGCGCGAAGACCGTCGCAGAATACTCGAAAACTCCTGGATTTGTTACGTTCCGGACGCATATGTGCAGATATACTCCGGGCAGCGCCAATCTTGTCCAGACCGCCGCGGTGGTAGCCAGCTCGCTGCAATTCTCGCTCCAAGGCTTCCCAGGTGCCGCCCTGGATGCTGTCAGGGTTGCGATAGCGAG
This window of the Chloroflexota bacterium genome carries:
- a CDS encoding DUF4276 family protein codes for the protein RYRNPDSIQGGTWEALERELQRAGYHRGGLDKIGAARSISAHMRPERNKSRSFRVFCDGLRAMVGG